The nucleotide window GTCGTCCACGTGATGACTTCGGCGGTGTACTCGCTGAGATCGACCGTCTTGATCGGTTTCGATCCACTGGGGCCACGCGGGTGCCCGGGGTAGCTGATCGAACCGTCCTCGTACTCGTACGCTTCCATCGTCATTGTGCTGCCTCCATGATCGTGGTGATAACGCAGTTGCCAAAGCCGCCGACGTTACAGGCCAGACCGACGTCGGCCTCGACCTGTCGCGGCCCTGCTTCGCCCATGAGTTGTTCGTAGATCTCGACACCCTGTGCGATGCCGCTCGCGCCGAGCGGATGGCCCTTCGATTTGAGCCCGCCGGAGGTGTTGACCGGCAACTCGCCGGTGTCACGCTCGGTGTAGCCCTCCTCGATCAGCTTCCAGGCCTCGCCCTGCTCGGCGAAGCCGAGTCCCTCCATCTGGAGGAACTCGAGGATGGTGAACATATCGTGAAGTTCAGCGACGTCGATGTCGGCGGGGCCGTAGCCACTCATCTCGTAGGCACCCTTGCCGCTCTCGACGACGCCGCCCATCACAGTCGGGTCCTCGCGCTCGTGGACGACGTGGGTGTCAGTTGCCCCGTCGACACCCGCGATGACGACGTACTCGTCAGTGTACTCCTTGGCGACGGATTCGGGACAGAACAGGAGCGCAGCCGAGCCGTCCGTGATCGGACAGAAGTCGTACAGCCGCAGCGGGTCGGCGACGATCGGTGACTCTAGCACCGTCTCGAGGTCGACTTCCTTCTGGAACTGGGCGTTGGGGTTGTCGACGCCGTTTTTGTGGTTCTTGACAGCCACTTTACCGAGGCTCTCGCGCGGCGCGTCGAACTGCTCTAAGTAGTGGCGGGCCGTCAACCCCGCAAACGACGGCAGCGTCACGCCCGTCTTGTATTCGACAGGATGCGTAACCGACGCGATGATGTCGGTCGTTTCGGGGGTCGATCGATGGCTCATCTTCTCGCCGCCAACGAGCAGCGTCATGTCACTGGCACCGCTGGTGATCGACTGCCAGGCCGCGTAGATCCCCGCTCCGCCGCTGGAACTCGTCTGGTCGACGCGCTGGGTGTACGCCGGCATCGCATCGAGATCGTGTGCCAGCGCGTTCGGGACACCTGTCATCCCTTCGAACTCCCCGCTCGCCATGTTCGAGACGTACAGGTGCTCTACATCGGCTGCATCGACCCCGGCGTCCTCGAGGCACTCGAGTCCGGCCTCCGCGAGGAGGTCCATGATCCAGCCCTCGCGCTGGCCGAACTGGGTCATCGACGCACCGACGATTGCAACCCGTTCGGACTCTTGCTGTGTTATCGGCATCAGGAACAGTGCCCACGAACACCGCCTTAAAGCTCCTATTTGATAGCATTCCGTGAAAAATGGACCGATCGAGATAACACCGCACCAGTGCCTCGAGTCGAGTGTGCGCTCCTCTGATCAGGATCCGGTGTTTCCGACCGCACGAAACGTCCTCGAGGCCGATTGTGACCGCTGTCCGGCGCTCGACGCGTGTCGCGAGCGCATCTCGTGGGGGACCGGGCCGCTCGATGCGGCTGTCGTCGTCGTCGGCGAAGCACCCGGCTACGGCACTCCCGACGCCGACCGTTGGCGAGGTGGGAACTGGACCGGGAAGGCCTACACTTCCCGCCATTCTGGTCGACGCATCCGACGCATGCTCGCCCGACTCGGCTACGACGAGACAGCCTACTACACGAACGCCGTGAAGTGTTTCCCGGCGGATTCCGAGGATCCGAAGACAAACCGTGAGCCGACGCCCCAAGAGCGAGCGAACTGTCGCAGCCACCTGCTGACCGAACTCGAGGCCGTCGACCCCGACGTCATCCTCGCGACCGGGAAACACGCGACAAAAACGGTGCTCGCAGCCGAAGGTCGGAATCTCGAGGGCTTTCTCGAGAGCGTCCTCGAACCGACGTGGTGTGCCCGTCTCGACGTCTGGCTTGTCCCAATTTTGCATCCGTCGTATCAAGACGTTTGGATCGGCCGTCTGGGATACGAGCCGGAGACGTATCTCGAGGCAATCGGGGAGACGCTTGAGGACTGCCGCGGAACGACGAGCGGGGACTCAGGGAGCCACTGATCGTCACTACGGACTCGAGGGGGCGACGGCGCTCGAATCGCCTACTCGGGCAGCGGTTCGTGACTACCCTTGTGTCGTCACCGTCGGCTGGAGCGCGGGTGGGGCGATATCCCAGCGGTCCGCGGTGACGCCGTCGACGCCGAGTTCGTGGAGGGTCCGGACGTCCTCGACCGTCCGCGCCGCCTTCCAGGCGATGACGTTTAGATCGTGTTCGCGCGCGTTGGGGACGATGTCCGTCTCGACACAGAGGTCGTAGTGGGGGAAGACGTGTGTGCAGTCGTACTCGAGGGCTCGCGAGAGGTTGGTCGCGGGCTCCTCGCCGAAGAGCAATCCGTTGGGGACGTCGAGACAGGCCGCGTCGATCTCCGCGATTGCCTCGGGCAGGAACGACGAGACGCGGACGTCCGCGCCGGCCGCCATCGCCAACTGCAACGTATCTGCCGCGATCCCGTGCTCTTTCAGTTCGAGCTGGACGGTGACGTCGTCCGGGACGGCTCGCAACACCGATTCGAGGCGCGGAATCGACTCCTCGGACTCGAGGACGGTGAGTTCTTGAAGCTCGGACCACGGCGTCTCCGCGACTCGTCGGTCGACGTCGGCGACGCGATCCAAGGTTTCGTCGTGCACGACGACCAGTTCACCCGATCCACAGCGCCGCACGTCCACCTCGACGGCGGGCAGTCGACGGGCGGCTTCGCGGATTGCGAGGAGTGTGTTCTCCGGAACCTGCGCTGCACAGCCACGATGGCCGATAATCTCCATCTACCGAGACCGCAGGAGTCAGAACCCATCAATATTTTGTTTCCCGCGCAGTAGAGTGGCCAAACGTACAGAATATCTCGTCTTCAATACTGTCTCGGAAATCGACAGTCGGTGGCGGAGTTCCGTCGGTACAGCCCTCGCACCAGCGATCACGCGCACTGGATCTGCTCGGACGCGAGCCACGCTCGAGCGCGCTCGAGGTCGGCCGGGCGGTTGACCTCGACGTGACGGGTGTCCGGAATCAACAGCGGCTGCGTCGGCGTGCGGGGATACACACAGGGATACCAGTCGTCCAAGTGTGCACGGAGGATTTCGATCGCCGCCGTCCGGTGCTCGCGGCTCACGATGCCGAAGCCGGCGTGCTGGTGGCCCTCGATGAGCCCATAGGCCGTTACACGTCCCGAGTCGTTCCAGCGGATCGCTGTTTCCTCGTGCTGGAGTCCCGGAATGCAGCCGACGAGATTGAGATGCCCTCTGAGCGCGTCGAACTGCTCGGTCAGCCGCCCGAGCTCGCGTTCGTCGACGAGGATGTCGCCGTTGAGTACGAGCAGATCGTCGTCAATGTGTCTGAGCGCACAGAGCAGCGACGCGGCGTTCTCGTACCGATCCCAGTCCTCGAGGACGATCGGATCGTCGGGATCGTACCGTTCGAGAACCGTGTCGTGGTGATAGCCGAGGACGATGCTCGTGCCGTCGACGTGTGGCTCGAGCAACCCGCGCTGGCGGTCATACAGCGTCCGCCCGTCGAACTCGAGGAAGGCTTTCGGGACGTCGTCAGTGTGGTGGCCCATTCGTTTGCCCTCGCCTGCGGCCAAGATCACGCCGCGCATCGCATCACCTCCGCGGCGGCGCGTTCGCCCGCTCGGCCGTCCATCGGGATGCCGAGGTCTTCGAGCCACGCGGCGCGTCGGCGCGCGACGGCCTCGGGTTCGCCGTTCCGATAGAGGTCGTCGACGAGTTCAATCTCGAGTGCGTCCGTCGTCGCGCCAATCTGTGGCACCTCGCGGTCCGGCGCGTCGATGTCGGTCAACTGGATCAACGGCCGGCCCGTGTGGAGCCACTCGGCGATCGAGCCCGAATAATCCGAGATGAGCACGTCCGACCGGCGCATGCTCTCGGCGGGCGTTGTGGTCGTGTCGAAGACGACGTTCGGGAGTTCTTCGATTCGGTCGCGACACGCCTGTGTGACGGCCAGTCCCGGCCCCTCGCGTCGGTCGGTCGGGTGGGGCCGAAAGAGCAGTTCGTACTCGGTGTCGACGAAACACTCGAGGACCGAGCGAGCCGTGTTCGCGTACGCGCCCTGACCGACCATGTAGTTGGTCGGCGCGTACAGCACCCGCCGGTCACGGGGTGGCGGCGAATCGACTAGCACGTCGGCTTCCGGGATGCCGACGACGGTGACGCGCACGTCGGATGGCGCGGCCTCCCGGTACGCCCGTGCCCACCGCTCGCCGGGTGCGAGCGCGGCGCTGACGTGCTCTAAGATCGTCGTCGCCGTCACGGATAGCTCGCCGCGCCCGATCGACGCGCCGTGGCGCACGTGGACGAGCGGGTACTCCTCGTAGAACGTGAAGCGCTCGATGCCGAACCGGTGGTTGTAGACGACCACGTCGGGATCGATCGCCCGGATATTCTCGTCGACCGCGCTGGGGTCGTCCACTTCGATTTCTTCGATGCGGTCGCTACAGCCGCGGGCGTCCGCTCGAACCGGGACGTACGCCGACTCGCTGTCGACGTAGCGGTCGATCGCTTCGAACGTCTTCCGCATGAACGGTCGCTCGATTGCGTACAGTATCGTTCCCATCGTGTGTGTCCTCGCTTCCGCTCTCAGTCCTCGAGTGGCAGTCGGCCGCCGTGCTCGAGACGACACGGTGACGGTGTGGCGGGATTCCATCGCCGACGTCCGGAGCGGACGCATACCGCCTTAGTCGTCGATCGACGGTCGAAATCGGTCGCACTCGGGACCAGTCATCCGTTCAGGTACGGAACCTCGTCGCGCTCTCGAACCTGACAACCGTCGCGCGCGAGTCGGGAAGTCGACTACTGGAACGGATCTTCGCGTGGTGTTCAATTAAGCGATGGGCACGACTAAGCCGGCAACTATTATAATTGTTGGAGTGAATCCGCGTTTAGATTTCTGTATATTCAACTAGAACGTA belongs to Natronorubrum aibiense and includes:
- a CDS encoding thiolase family protein produces the protein MPITQQESERVAIVGASMTQFGQREGWIMDLLAEAGLECLEDAGVDAADVEHLYVSNMASGEFEGMTGVPNALAHDLDAMPAYTQRVDQTSSSGGAGIYAAWQSITSGASDMTLLVGGEKMSHRSTPETTDIIASVTHPVEYKTGVTLPSFAGLTARHYLEQFDAPRESLGKVAVKNHKNGVDNPNAQFQKEVDLETVLESPIVADPLRLYDFCPITDGSAALLFCPESVAKEYTDEYVVIAGVDGATDTHVVHEREDPTVMGGVVESGKGAYEMSGYGPADIDVAELHDMFTILEFLQMEGLGFAEQGEAWKLIEEGYTERDTGELPVNTSGGLKSKGHPLGASGIAQGVEIYEQLMGEAGPRQVEADVGLACNVGGFGNCVITTIMEAAQ
- a CDS encoding uracil-DNA glycosylase, which gives rise to MRSSDQDPVFPTARNVLEADCDRCPALDACRERISWGTGPLDAAVVVVGEAPGYGTPDADRWRGGNWTGKAYTSRHSGRRIRRMLARLGYDETAYYTNAVKCFPADSEDPKTNREPTPQERANCRSHLLTELEAVDPDVILATGKHATKTVLAAEGRNLEGFLESVLEPTWCARLDVWLVPILHPSYQDVWIGRLGYEPETYLEAIGETLEDCRGTTSGDSGSH
- a CDS encoding glycerophosphodiester phosphodiesterase produces the protein MEIIGHRGCAAQVPENTLLAIREAARRLPAVEVDVRRCGSGELVVVHDETLDRVADVDRRVAETPWSELQELTVLESEESIPRLESVLRAVPDDVTVQLELKEHGIAADTLQLAMAAGADVRVSSFLPEAIAEIDAACLDVPNGLLFGEEPATNLSRALEYDCTHVFPHYDLCVETDIVPNAREHDLNVIAWKAARTVEDVRTLHELGVDGVTADRWDIAPPALQPTVTTQG
- a CDS encoding NTP transferase domain-containing protein translates to MRGVILAAGEGKRMGHHTDDVPKAFLEFDGRTLYDRQRGLLEPHVDGTSIVLGYHHDTVLERYDPDDPIVLEDWDRYENAASLLCALRHIDDDLLVLNGDILVDERELGRLTEQFDALRGHLNLVGCIPGLQHEETAIRWNDSGRVTAYGLIEGHQHAGFGIVSREHRTAAIEILRAHLDDWYPCVYPRTPTQPLLIPDTRHVEVNRPADLERARAWLASEQIQCA
- a CDS encoding CDP-glycerol glycerophosphotransferase family protein — its product is MGTILYAIERPFMRKTFEAIDRYVDSESAYVPVRADARGCSDRIEEIEVDDPSAVDENIRAIDPDVVVYNHRFGIERFTFYEEYPLVHVRHGASIGRGELSVTATTILEHVSAALAPGERWARAYREAAPSDVRVTVVGIPEADVLVDSPPPRDRRVLYAPTNYMVGQGAYANTARSVLECFVDTEYELLFRPHPTDRREGPGLAVTQACRDRIEELPNVVFDTTTTPAESMRRSDVLISDYSGSIAEWLHTGRPLIQLTDIDAPDREVPQIGATTDALEIELVDDLYRNGEPEAVARRRAAWLEDLGIPMDGRAGERAAAEVMRCAA